The following coding sequences are from one Nicotiana tabacum cultivar K326 chromosome 1, ASM71507v2, whole genome shotgun sequence window:
- the LOC107830281 gene encoding uncharacterized protein LOC107830281 translates to MAANFHLKARKRLSHTFSKARKLNQKPDWLLQNLWEDLQRQWLTAKFLEKSEKGKKARTSEKGGCLHSGGAISLGTIKRRMEKKLGRPMKQDELFKETHIVKKKKKETDQERWVEGRASTSHGRFTTKVGEFIRSQPPNESGEPIQPSDEDAERMWTEAASFPKWGKVYGLPIKKFHRYKCGMQGIGTSSQAEQLDGESLSAMRETVTKLTSELEAAKEREKLRYAQYIGMQAQYQSMQEQLKSLLASGGFPIPRSRESSPEALLPRARSSRPPSARSSHPPRDRSSRPRQVDPSGYRHGDESSSDGDDNDVQNTH, encoded by the exons AtggctgcaaattttcatctcaaagctCGCAAGCGGTTGTCACATACTTTCTCCAAAGCTAGAAAGTTGAACCAGAAGCCTGACTGGTTGCTTCAGAATTTATGGGaagatttgcaaaggcaatggcttactgcAAAGTTTTTAGAgaagagcgaaaaaggaaagaaagctcgcacATCTGAGAAGGGAGGATGCTTGCACTCTGGAGGTGCAATCAGCCTAGGGACGATAAAAAGAAgaatg gaaaagaagttggggcGTCCGATGAaacaagatgagctattcaaggagactcatattgtgaagaagaagaagaaagagacggatcaagaaaggtgggtcgagggacGAGCCTCGACTTCACAT ggtCGCTTCACAACTAAAGTAGGGGAATTCATACGTagtcagccacctaatgagtcgggcgagcccatccaaccttcggacgaggatgctgaaagaatgtgGACGGAGGCTGCAAGCtttccaaaatgggggaaggtatacgggcttcctattAAGaaattccatcgctataagtgtggaatgcaaggaatagggacttcctcgcaagccgagcaacttgatggggaaagcctctccgctatgcgggagactgtgacaaagctcacatccgagctagaagcagccaaggaaagagaaaagcttagatatgctcagtacattggcatgcaagctcagtaCCAGAGCATGCAAGAGCAGCTCAAATCTCTCCTAGCTTCTGGAGGTTTTCCgattccccggtctcgtgagtcatcgccagaggctCTCCTTCCCCGTGCTCGTTCCTCTCGTCCTCCAAGTGCTCGTTCCTCCcatcctccccgtgatcgttcttcccgtcctcGACAAGTAGACCCTTCTGGATACCGTCATggtgatgaaagttcatcagacggtgatgataatgatgtacAAAACACTCATTGA